One region of Carya illinoinensis cultivar Pawnee chromosome 8, C.illinoinensisPawnee_v1, whole genome shotgun sequence genomic DNA includes:
- the LOC122274720 gene encoding uncharacterized protein LOC122274720, giving the protein MDVWAERKSSVQKWASTEVQFMELWKNLYQKLNKDEVEWVAAVMRGVWLRRNTFLFEKKFGSPSAVVKQAEATLEEFQLAQRGDQKGKGCPAAGRRVKWKAPGDEVVKVNWDAGVNLKEERTGIGVVVRDDKGEVLVALCSSRGVCCSPVVAELHALWRAMKLCAELNFEKVIFEGDSLIAVKAVNSEKENWE; this is encoded by the coding sequence ATGGATGTCTGGGCAGAAAGGAAAAGCTCGGTGCAGAAGTGGGCAAGTACTGAGGTACAGTTCATGGAGCTTTGGAAAAATCTATATCAAAAGTTGAATAAAGATGAGGTGGAGTGGGTGGCAGCTGTGATGAGAGGAGTATGGCTGAGAAGGAACACCTTTCTTTTTGAAAAGAAGTTTGGTAGTCCTAGTGCTGTTGTTAAACAAGCTGAAGCAACTCTCGAGGAGTTTCAGTTGGCACAGAGAGGTGATCAAAAGGGGAAGGGATGTCCTGCAGCAGGAAGAAGAGTCAAGTGGAAGGCTCCAGGTGATGAGGTGGTGAAAGTAAACTGGGATGCGGGAGTGAATCTGAAAGAAGAAAGAACAGGGATAGGTGTTGTGGTTAGAGATGACAAGGGGGAGGTGTTGGTGGCTTTATGCAGTTCAAGGGGAGTGTGCTGCAGTCCAGTTGTAGCAGAATTACATGCACTATGGAGAGCTATGAAATTGTGTGCAGAACTGAACTTTGAGAAGGTAATATTTGAAGGTGACTCCCTTATTGCTGTGAAGGCTGTTAACAGCGAAAAGGAAAATTGGGAGTAG